One Rhea pennata isolate bPtePen1 chromosome 3, bPtePen1.pri, whole genome shotgun sequence DNA segment encodes these proteins:
- the EFCAB2 gene encoding dynein regulatory complex protein 8, translating to MAEQAGSGEDHSVPEIEEKIVEAFEVFDHECNKTVDVREIGSIVRSLGCYPTEAELHELLAEVEEEEPTGYINLKNFLPVMTRALLERRYRPIPEDVLLHAFEALDENKHGYLTKEELVKYMTEEGEPFTQEEMEDMLSAALDPETNTVRYKDYITLMIVDDV from the exons ATGGCGGAGCAGGCGGGGAGCGGCGAGG atCATTCAGTACCTGAAATTGAGGAAAAGATTGTAGAAGCTTTTGAGGTGTTTGACCATGAATGCAATAAAACTGTGGATGTCAG agagatcGGCTCAATTGTCAGGTCACTGGGTTGCTACCCGACTGAGGCAGAACTACACGAACTGCTTGCAGAG GTAGAAGAAGAAGAACCCACTGGAtacattaatttgaaaaattttctTCCAGTGATGACAAGAGCACTACTTGAAAGACG TTACCGGCCTATTCCAGAAGATGTTCTTCTACATGCATTTGAG gctttagATGAGAATAAACATGGATATCTTACTAAAGAGGAGCTGGTAAAATATATGACTGAAGAAG gTGAGCCCTTTACTCAGGAAGAAATGGAGGACATGCTCTCTGCTGCTCTAGATCCAGAGACAAATACTGTTCGCTACAAAGACTACATTACGCTGATGATAGTAGATGATGTTTAA